The Hippoglossus hippoglossus isolate fHipHip1 chromosome 21, fHipHip1.pri, whole genome shotgun sequence genome contains a region encoding:
- the zgc:136439 gene encoding uncharacterized protein zgc:136439, with protein MKAVILAAGYGTRLQRDVSADRSGRFDHLVGSAKPLLPVGRCALISHWVRALTASGAVDSVYVVTNALYRAAFEEWAAHFTNVQILSDQTRSNDERLGAVACLQLAVKHFKIEDHVIAIGGDTLFKEDFSLSQVKEKFSDFQAKCDDSCLVLSYQCRDEETHKYGILEVDSELCVLRMKEKPLPSETKSRRACPCFYVFSKKSLPLLDTFLEEKEEAPIEEKDAPGNFVSWLIPRKPVYVHQISGRFDVGNLPSYIECDLYFKENLQDAKSYMV; from the exons ATGAAGGCCGTCATTCTCGCGGCCGGTTACGGGACCAGGCTCCAGAGGGACGTGTCGGCGGACCGCAGCGGGAGGTTCGATCACCTGGTCGGCAGTGCGAAGCCGCTGCTGCCGGTGGGCCGCTGCGCACTGATCTCCCACTGGGTTCGAGCGCTGACCGCGTCCGGTGCTGTGGACTCTGTGTATGTTGTG ACCAACGCTCTGTACCGAGCTGCGTTCGAAGAGTGGGCCGCACATTTCACTAATGTCCAGATCCTCAGCGATCAGACGAGAAGCAATGAT GAGCGCCTTGGTGCTGTGGCCTGTCTGCAGCTTGCAGTAAAGCACTTCAAGATAGAAGACCATGTTATAGCTATTGGAGG TGATACACTTTTTAAAGAAGATTTCAGCCTCAGTCAAGTCAAAGAGAAGTTTTCTGACTTCCAGGCAAAGTGTGATGACAGCTGTCTGGTGCTGTCGTACCAGTGCAGAGATGAAG AAACCCATAAATACGGGATTCTGGAAGTGGACAGTGAACTTTGTGTCCTCCGCATGAAGGAGAAGCCTCTTCCTTCTGAGACCAAGTCCAGGAGAGCA tGTCCTTGTTTCTATGTGTTCTCAAAGAAAAGTCTCCCTCTGTTGGATACATTCCTTGAGGAGAAGGAG GAAGCTCCTATTGAAGAGAAAGATGCCCCAGGAAACTTTGTGTCTTGGCTCATTCCGAG gaAACCAGTATATGTTCATCAGATTTCTGGGCGTTTTGATGTTGGAAACTTGCCGTCCTACATCGAATGTGACCTTTACTTCAAAGAAAATCTTCAGGATGCAAAGTCTTACATGGTGTAA
- the asnsd1 gene encoding asparagine synthetase domain-containing protein 1, which translates to MCGIFCLLSLSPAHFEWDKTVYEHLKRRGPDWSQDLTVTGRDPCYQCLFSAHVLHMRGVLTPQPLQDNIGNVLVWNGEIFGGLPVKPSENDTVVVSQSLLPCSSPSEILSVLSSVRGPWGFVYYQKAGDYLWFGRDFFGRRSLLWRFDAGVLTLTSVAAHDPGLDQVSWQEVPAVGVYRIDLKAATEAGTVTFEVYPWATSCSDTILESVPSGCTAVMNQSGLVLTSPVCPLNMSIPKSLNETDAQSNSDSSVKDLQQLLASKEGNYEVSRLIDVLSEALRRRVQSLPIEDEAPNSDQASIALLFSGGIDSMILAVLADRHIPAHQPIDLLNVAFKLQEPKKQKDSAKNVKKHKNKPNDNKTDGAGSRTFSPFDVPDRITGKAGLKELQDLNPERRWNFVEINITQEELQKMRQERIGHLVHPLDTVLDDSIGCAVWFAARGTGFITEDKDQRPFSSSAKVILTGIGADEQLAGYSRHRVRFKTSGHEGLIQELAMELGRIPSRNLGRDDRVIGDHGKEARFPFLDEDVVSHLNSLPVWEKADLSLPRGVGEKLLLRLTARQLGLRQSAVLPKRAMQFGSRIAKMENSREKASDKCSRLLTG; encoded by the exons ATGTGTGGCATCTTTTGTCTGCTGAGTCTGTCACCTGCTCACTTTGAGTGGGACAAAACAGTTTATGAACATTTGAAGAGAAGAGGGCCCGACTGGAGCCAGGACCTCACAGTTACAGGCAGGGATCCTTGTTACCAGTGTTTATTCTCTGCCCACGTCCTTCACATGAGAGGTGTCCTCACCCCTCAGCCACTGCAAGACAACATTGGAAATGTGCTGGTGTGGAATGGGGAGATTTTTGGTGGCCTGCCAGTGAAGCCATCGGAGAATGacactgttgttgtgtctcagtCACTGTTGCCCTGCAGCAGCCCCTCAGAGATCCTGTCAGTCCTGTCCAGTGTGAGGGGACCATGGGGGTTTGTTTACTACCAAAAGGCTGGAGACTACCTGTGGTTTGGCAGAGACTTCTTTGGCAGGCGGAGTTTGCTGTGGAGATTTGATGCAGGGGTTCTGACCCTGACATCTGTGGCGGCTCACGATCCTGGGCTGGATCAGGTTTCTTGGCAAGAGGTCCCAGCAGTTGGTGTTTACAGGATTGACCTGAAGGCAGCTACAGAGGCCGGCACTGTGACGTTTGAGGTTTATCCTTGGGCTACCTCTTGCAGTGACACTATACTGGAGTCTGTTCCCAGTGGCTGCACTGCTGTGATGAACCAATCAGGACTGGTGCTCACCTCACCTGTGTGCCCTCTAAATATGTCCATCCCAAAGTCATTAAATGAGACAGATGCTCAGTCAAACTCAGATTCATCTGTCAAagatctgcagcagctgcttgcAAGCAAAGAGGGAAATTATGAGGTGAGTCGTCTTATTGATGTTCTGAGTGAGGCGTTGAGGCGACGTGTCCAGAGTCTGCCGATTGAGGACGAGGCACCTAATAGTGACCAGGCCAGCATCGCTCTACTTTTCTCTGGAGGTATCGATTCAATGATTCTGGCTGTATTGGCCGACCGTCACATACCTGCCCATCAGCCAATAGATCTTCTCAATGTAGCATTCAAACTACAGGAGCCAAAGAAGCAGAAGGACTCGGCAAAGAATGTCAAGAAGCACAAAAATAAGCCAAACGACAATAAGACTGACGGAGCTGGTTCCCGAACATTCAGCCCCTTTGACGTTCCAGACAGAATCACTGGGAAAGCAGGTCTCAAGGAATTACAAGACCTGAATCCTGAGAGAAGATGGAATTTTGTTGAAATCAATATTacgcaggaggagctgcagaaaatGCGCCAGGAACGCATCGGCCACTTGGTGCATCCGCTGGATACGGTCCTTGATGACAGCATTGGATGTGCTGTGTGGTTTGCAGCAAGAGGGACAGGGTTCATCACGGAGGACAAAGACCAGAGACCTTTCTCCTCATCAGCTAAG GTCATTTTGACAGGAATCGGAGCAGATGAGCAGTTGGCCGGTTACTCCAGACACAGAGTCCGCTTTAAGACATCTGGACATGAGGGACTGATCCAGGAGTTAGCCATGGAGCTGGGCAGGATCCCCTCCAGGAATTTGGGCAGAGATGACAGAGTTATAGGGGACCATGGGAAGGAGGCGAG ATTTCCGTTCTTGGACGAGGACGTGGTGAGCCACCTGAATTCTCTGCCTGTGTGGGAGAAGGCAGATCTGTCACTTCCTCGAGGTGTCGGGGAGAAACTCCTCTTGAGACTGACGGCGAGACAGCTCGGCCTCCGTCAGTCGGCAGTCCTGCCGAAAAGAGCCATGCAATTCGGCTCCCGCATCGcaaagatggagaacagtcgTGAAAAGGCCTCTGACAAGTGCAGCAGACTCCTCACTGGTTAG
- the LOC117754416 gene encoding ASNSD1 upstream open reading frame protein-like → MSSKGRDNEDSFEWQSALKEELNKKIKEQKVVVDELSNLKKNRNVYIQQRNSNIFFLADRGQTLGSCKKELDNMKKELQDM, encoded by the exons ATGTCCTCTAAAGGCCGAGACAACGAGGACAGCTTTGAATGGCAGTCTGCACTCAAGGAGGAACTAAACAAGAAG ATCAAGGAGCAGAAGGTTGTGGTGGACGAGCTCTCCAACCTGAAGAAGAACAGG AACGTTTACATCCAACAGAGGAACAGTAACATTTTCTTCTTGGcagacagaggtcagacacTGGGTTCATGCAAAA AGGAACTGGATAATATGAAAAAGGAGCTGCAGGACATGTGA